Proteins from a single region of Hordeum vulgare subsp. vulgare chromosome 6H, MorexV3_pseudomolecules_assembly, whole genome shotgun sequence:
- the LOC123404163 gene encoding tyrosine-sulfated glycopeptide receptor 1-like, with amino-acid sequence MPSFTVPPVVTFVLLLILASTATACTEHDKHSLLGFLAELSRDGGLAMSWRDNGTDCCEWEGITCNEDGAVTKVSLGSKGLEGRISPSLADLTSLLHVNLSYNSFFGGLPRELMSSGSTIVLDVSFSRLNGPLPELPSLVTTDRPLQVLNISSNQLGSEFPSATWKMMKNLIALNASNNSFTGYMPSSLCIGSPSLTLLDLCYNQLSGDIPTTLGDCSKLKVLKVGHNNLNGTLPVEIFRATLLEYLSFPNNGLQGELDGAQMVKLSNLLTLDLGGNNFSGNIPESIGQLRRLEELHLGNNNMSGKLPSTLSNCKNLKTIDLKINNFNGDIGKVNFATLQNLKSLDLMRNNLSGVLPESIYSCSNLTALRLSVNHFHGEISLRIGNLKHLSFLSLVRNSFTNITKTLHALKSCRNISTLLIGRNFMNEAMPQDEVIDGFQNLQYLSVHDCSLTGKIPIWLSKLTNLKILGVYSNQLTGPMPSWINSLNHLFHLNVSNNSLTGEIIITLMQMPMFKSDKAGIYSEQGLLDLGVITYATDLSPLQYRIGSTWPKVLNLGKNKFTGVIPQEIGHLKALLYLNLSSNNFYGEIPQTIGNLTNLQRLDLSNNHLTGEIPASLQTLHFLSEFNISNNDLEGPIPTTGQLSTFQASTFNGNPKLCSSLLLNHCDLVEAPPISIISAKQCSNKVIFVIAFGVFFAVGVLYDQLVLFRYFG; translated from the coding sequence ATGCCTTCCTTCACCGTTCCTCCAGTTGTGACGTTCGTGCTGCTGCTCATCTTGGCCTCTACTGCCACCGCATGCACCGAgcacgacaagcatagcctgctcGGGTTCCTGGCCGAGCTGTCGCGAGATGGCGGCCTTGCCATGTCATGGCGCGACAACGGGACAGACTGCTGCGAGTGGGAAGGCATCACCTGCAATGAAGACGGGGCCGTTACTAAGGTCTCCCTAGGATCTAAAGGACTTGAAGGGCGCATCTCTCCATCCCTGGCCGACCTCACTAGCCTGCTACATGTCAACCTCTCGTacaactccttctttggtggccTTCCACGGGAGCTCATGTCCTCTGGGAGTACCATCGTCCTCGACGTCAGCTTCAGCCGGCTCAATGGACCGCTGCCTGAACTGCCGTCTTTGGTTACCACCGACCGGCCTTTGCAGGTACTCAACATCTCAAGCAACCAGTTGGGCTCAGAATTTCCATCAGCCacatggaagatgatgaagaatttgatcgCCCTCAACGCCAGCAATAATAGCTTCACTGGGTACATGCCATCTTCTCTTTGCATTGGCTCACCATCTTTGACTTTGCTTGACCTCTGTTACAACCAATTGAGTGGTGACATTCCCACCACACTCGGTGATTGCTCCAAGCTCAAAGTGCTCAAGGTTGGCCATAACAACCTAAATGGGACTCTCCCTGTTGAAATCTTTCGCGCTACCTTGCTAGAGTACCTTTCCTTCCCCAACAATGGTTTACAAGGAGAGCTTGATGGAGCACAGATGGTCAAACTCAGTAATCTGCTTACCCTGGACCTTGGAGGGAACAATTTCAGTGGCAACATCCCAGAGTCCATAGGTCAGCTAAGGAGGCTGGAGGAGCTCCATTTGGGTAATAATAACATGTCTGGGAAGCTGCCATCAACTCTGAGCAACTGCAAAAATCTCAAAACCATTGATCTGAAGATCAACAACTTCAATGGAGATATAGGCAAGGTAAACTTTGCCACGCTGCAGAATCTAAAAAGTTTAGATCTCATGAGGAATAATCTAAGTGGCGTACTTCCAGAAAGTATTTACTCATGCAGCAATTTGACTGCACTGCGGTTGTCGGTCAACCATTTCCATGGTGAGATCTCCTTGAGAATAGGCAATCTGAAGCACCTGTCCTTCCTATCACTTGTTAGGAACTCCTTCACGAACATCACAAAAACTTTGCATGCCCTTAAGAGCTGTAGGAACATCAGCACCCTGCTTATTGGCAGAAACTTCATGAATGAGGCCATGCCACAAGATGAAGTCATTGACGGCTTCCAGAACCTTCAATATCTCTCTGTGCACGACTGTTCGTTGACTGGAAAGATACCTATTTGGTTGTCAAAGCTCACAAATCTGAAGATACTAGGCGTGTACAGCAATCAACTCACAGGACCaatgccaagctggatcaactctcTAAACCACCTCTTTCATTTGAATGTATCTAACAACAGTCTTACTGGGGAAATCATAATCACCTTGATGCAGATGCCAATGTTTAAATCAGATAAGGCTGGCATCTATTCGGAACAAGGCCTCCTTGACCTTGGTGTAATTACTTATGCTACAGATCTATCACCGCTTCAATACCGCATAGGCAGTACTTGGCCCAAAGTGTTGAATCTTGGTAAGAATAAATTCACGGGTGTGATCCCCCAAGAGATTGGTCATCTGAAAGCACTCCTTTACCTAAACTTGAGTTCCAACAATTTTTATGGAGAGATCCCACAAACGATCGGCAACCTCACTAACCTTCAGAGGCTAGATTTGTCCAATAACCATCTGACTGGTGAAATTCCTGCGTCATTGCAGACCCTTCACTTCCTTTCAGAGTTCAACATTTCTAACAACGACCTAGAAGGACCTATTCCAACAACAGGCCAGCTGAGTACATTTCAAGCTTCTACTTTTAATGGGAACCCAAAGCTATGCAGCTCTCTGCTTTTGAACCATTGTGATTTAGTTGAAGCACCTcccatctccatcatctctgcaAAACAATGCAGCAATAAGGTCATCTTTGTAATTGCCTTTGGTGTGTTCTTTGCGGTAGGAGTGCTATATGACCAGTTAGTATTATTCAGATATTTTGGCTAA